From the Sulfurimonas sp. C5 genome, one window contains:
- a CDS encoding DctP family TRAP transporter solute-binding subunit has product MKAIATIIVILLTALFIILSSSIFNNEETLLPTVQETLTDNTIHLKLGHNTPVDSALHEASVKFANEVKRKTKGEVIIDIFPAQQLGNDHQMVEMARNGDIDIILTPTAKMSVAVPSVQYADLPFYFPSREDVYAMLDGEPGEMILHNLKSIGLIGVTFWENGFKHFTANEPLLSPKDFQDKKFRVMKSRIIMEQFRAFGAEPVAIDFYSTKQALHDKVVDGQENPLVAIVSMGFYKEQSDLTLSEHAYLGYVLSFSEKTFSKLPQNIQMTLIETAKEITPWERDETHKREEKLLETIKHSGVQIHTISEKDRQEFAKRTAYIPQKYEAVIGSNIISKTKELLYNKYGANFKNDDHILIGIDTDISSDTKVAGLAIKRGAEIAVSEINAKGGVLGKPLEIIVKDHRALASKGIQNIEEFSHNKHLVAIIGGVHGAVISAELDTIEQLKIPFFIPWAATAGLVNNGYKDNYIFRVSANDNIAANFIAGYTLKKYKKPAIIVENSVWGRNNLKLMTQYCQEHNIKNITEIVFNRGQNNFKKEISQILDSQADALIMVANPFEASKILQELKARKKSLPVISHWGITSGNFFKENENLLKGLNLNVFQTFSFNNQLNTKAKHLLDSYKNKYLLSKKSPVQASVGIAQAYDIVYLLKLAIEKAGTTDKTKVKQALENLPKYEGAVKTYAPAFTEANHDALDGRDYYMAKYNSNGILVPVKNK; this is encoded by the coding sequence ATGAAAGCTATTGCTACCATTATTGTAATACTTCTAACTGCTTTGTTTATAATATTGAGTTCATCTATTTTTAACAATGAAGAAACGCTTCTTCCCACCGTACAAGAAACCCTTACAGATAATACTATACATTTAAAACTTGGGCATAATACCCCTGTGGACAGTGCTTTGCATGAAGCTTCAGTAAAATTTGCAAATGAAGTTAAGAGAAAAACAAAAGGTGAAGTAATCATCGATATTTTTCCTGCACAACAACTGGGTAATGACCATCAAATGGTTGAGATGGCAAGAAACGGTGATATTGACATCATTCTAACACCAACTGCAAAAATGAGTGTAGCAGTACCATCTGTCCAATATGCCGATCTCCCGTTTTATTTCCCTTCACGTGAAGATGTTTATGCAATGCTTGACGGTGAACCTGGAGAGATGATTCTTCATAACCTTAAATCGATCGGTCTTATCGGTGTGACATTTTGGGAAAATGGGTTTAAACATTTCACTGCAAATGAGCCTTTGCTCTCTCCAAAAGATTTTCAAGACAAAAAATTCCGCGTTATGAAAAGCCGTATAATTATGGAACAGTTCAGAGCATTCGGAGCAGAACCTGTTGCGATCGATTTTTATTCTACAAAACAAGCGCTTCACGACAAGGTTGTAGATGGTCAGGAGAACCCTTTAGTTGCCATTGTAAGTATGGGCTTTTATAAAGAACAATCTGATCTTACTCTAAGTGAGCATGCTTACTTGGGATATGTATTATCTTTTAGTGAAAAAACATTTTCTAAGTTACCCCAGAACATACAAATGACCCTTATAGAAACAGCTAAAGAGATCACTCCTTGGGAAAGAGACGAGACACATAAACGTGAAGAAAAACTCTTGGAAACGATTAAACATTCCGGTGTGCAAATACATACTATCAGTGAAAAAGATCGTCAAGAATTTGCAAAAAGAACTGCCTATATTCCTCAAAAATATGAAGCGGTAATCGGTTCTAATATTATTTCAAAAACCAAGGAACTCCTCTATAACAAATATGGTGCAAACTTTAAAAATGACGATCATATTTTAATCGGTATAGATACAGACATCTCTTCCGACACAAAAGTTGCCGGCTTAGCTATAAAAAGAGGTGCAGAGATTGCGGTTTCTGAGATAAATGCCAAAGGCGGTGTTCTTGGAAAACCTTTGGAAATCATTGTAAAAGATCACAGAGCTCTTGCAAGCAAAGGGATTCAAAATATTGAAGAGTTTTCACACAATAAACATCTTGTAGCGATTATCGGTGGTGTGCACGGTGCTGTTATCTCAGCAGAGCTTGACACAATTGAGCAACTCAAAATACCTTTTTTCATTCCTTGGGCTGCAACAGCTGGACTTGTAAACAACGGCTATAAAGATAACTATATTTTTCGTGTATCTGCAAATGATAATATAGCTGCAAATTTTATTGCCGGTTATACTCTAAAAAAATATAAAAAACCTGCAATAATTGTTGAAAACTCTGTCTGGGGTAGAAATAATTTAAAACTTATGACACAATATTGTCAAGAGCACAATATCAAAAATATTACAGAAATTGTATTTAACCGCGGACAAAATAACTTTAAAAAAGAGATCTCTCAGATCCTAGATTCACAAGCCGACGCTTTAATAATGGTAGCGAATCCTTTTGAAGCCTCAAAAATTCTTCAAGAACTAAAAGCGCGTAAAAAAAGTTTGCCTGTTATTTCCCATTGGGGTATTACAAGCGGAAACTTTTTCAAAGAGAATGAAAATCTTTTAAAAGGGTTAAACTTAAATGTTTTTCAAACATTCTCTTTCAATAACCAGTTAAACACAAAAGCCAAACATCTTCTTGATAGCTACAAAAACAAATATCTGCTGAGTAAAAAATCTCCCGTTCAGGCATCTGTCGGCATTGCTCAAGCTTATGACATAGTATATTTATTAAAATTAGCAATCGAAAAAGCAGGTACTACAGACAAAACAAAGGTGAAACAAGCACTTGAAAACTTACCAAAATATGAAGGTGCAGTGAAAACATATGCACCTGCCTTTACCGAAGCAAATCATGATGCTTTAGACGGTAGGGATTATTACATGGCAAAATACAATTCAAATGGTATTTTAGTACCGGTAAAAAACAAGTAA
- a CDS encoding EAL domain-containing protein, with protein MGFLQKLAFKSIRERVIILISTLIALAIFLITLIVLFIVNNNMSNQMDTLLKTRAHSIYEKIDQRIGYLIDNSVLLTKNELIINSLIDKNGRKTYLPPLVENFMKGKDVLYLNIVDFDGRAIFQTQENIPLYNESSRLRAALALGKVSYFIEDNDDKLVIIAPIEYYNTTQGAAIVVFKIDEIANRVLTNNTDIYIKLFHNEQNIFSRNFDEDITYHSSVQDTHQDSLLKQLGVVLQIGVPTNIYLAPLKEILLKLILVGLVFTVVGIILSNLLADTITQPILTLVNRVKNVENKSEVFCSPLGTNDELEELAKAFDERSLLLQHQAQYDSLTDLPNRLLFLDRLEQSIKNSVRTKEKFAVLFIDLDHFKEINDSFGHHFGDKLLMIVGEYLQRAVRVSDSVARMGGDEFTILLSNLDNQHDILSILQKIMNIFKEPFIISHHQFYITCSIGITLFPLHGKTSEELLKNSDAAMYKAKEKGRNTYQFYTNDMTEKAFERITLETQLRQALVNQEFEVYYQPQVDIPSSKIIGMEALVRWNHPKMGLVPPFKFIPLAEDTGLIVEIDRQVMLDSMKQFQQWINDCFDVGTLSINLSIVQLNQEDFIEFVKKAINVSKISTDNLMFEVTETQVMKNPEHAIIMLQKLKDLGIRLAIDDFGTGHSSLAYIKRLPIDKLKIDQSFIMDALVDKDDQELTKAIISIGKNLNLEVIAEGVETQQIAEFLVSNGCTEAQGYFYYKPINSETLTEILKSQH; from the coding sequence ATGGGATTTTTGCAAAAATTAGCTTTTAAAAGTATCCGGGAAAGAGTCATCATCTTAATCTCTACTCTGATTGCTCTTGCTATTTTTCTCATTACACTTATTGTTTTATTTATTGTAAATAACAACATGAGTAACCAGATGGATACTCTTTTAAAAACAAGAGCACACTCTATTTATGAAAAAATTGATCAAAGGATCGGTTATCTAATAGACAACTCTGTTCTTTTAACTAAAAATGAGTTAATTATAAACTCCCTTATAGACAAAAACGGTAGAAAAACTTACCTGCCTCCTTTGGTAGAAAATTTTATGAAAGGAAAAGATGTTCTATATTTAAATATTGTTGACTTTGACGGCAGAGCTATTTTCCAAACACAAGAGAACATCCCTCTCTATAATGAATCTTCCAGACTCAGAGCTGCACTTGCTCTTGGAAAAGTATCGTACTTTATTGAAGATAACGACGATAAACTAGTCATTATAGCACCTATTGAATACTACAATACTACTCAAGGTGCAGCTATTGTCGTTTTTAAAATAGATGAGATAGCTAACCGGGTTTTGACAAACAATACAGACATATATATCAAACTCTTCCATAATGAGCAAAATATCTTTTCACGCAATTTTGATGAAGATATAACATATCACTCCTCTGTACAGGATACCCATCAAGACTCACTATTAAAACAACTTGGAGTCGTTTTACAAATCGGGGTACCTACAAATATTTATTTGGCTCCGCTTAAAGAGATATTATTAAAACTCATATTAGTCGGTTTGGTGTTTACGGTTGTAGGTATCATCTTATCCAATCTCTTGGCAGACACTATTACACAACCAATACTTACACTTGTAAACAGAGTTAAAAATGTTGAAAATAAAAGTGAAGTTTTCTGTAGCCCTCTTGGAACAAACGATGAACTTGAAGAACTTGCAAAAGCTTTTGACGAACGTTCACTCTTACTGCAACACCAAGCTCAATATGATTCTTTAACCGACTTACCAAACAGACTTTTGTTTCTTGACAGACTTGAACAAAGTATTAAAAACTCTGTAAGAACTAAAGAAAAATTCGCAGTTTTATTTATAGATTTGGATCACTTTAAAGAGATAAATGACTCTTTCGGGCACCACTTTGGAGACAAACTTTTAATGATCGTAGGGGAGTATCTTCAACGTGCTGTAAGAGTAAGCGATTCTGTTGCCCGTATGGGAGGGGATGAATTTACTATTTTATTAAGTAACTTAGATAACCAGCATGATATTCTCAGTATACTACAAAAAATAATGAATATATTCAAAGAGCCTTTTATTATTTCCCACCATCAATTCTATATAACATGTAGTATCGGTATTACACTTTTTCCTCTTCACGGAAAAACATCAGAAGAACTACTGAAAAACTCCGATGCAGCTATGTATAAAGCTAAAGAAAAAGGGAGAAATACTTATCAGTTTTATACAAATGATATGACTGAAAAGGCTTTTGAACGTATTACACTGGAGACACAACTTAGACAAGCCCTGGTAAATCAAGAGTTTGAAGTGTACTACCAGCCACAGGTAGATATCCCTAGCAGTAAAATTATCGGTATGGAAGCACTTGTTAGATGGAATCATCCAAAGATGGGACTGGTTCCTCCGTTTAAATTCATACCGCTGGCTGAAGATACAGGACTAATTGTAGAAATAGACAGACAAGTGATGTTAGACTCCATGAAGCAGTTTCAGCAATGGATTAATGACTGTTTTGATGTAGGTACTCTCTCAATTAATCTCTCTATTGTTCAATTGAATCAGGAAGATTTTATAGAGTTTGTAAAAAAAGCTATTAACGTTTCGAAAATATCTACTGACAATCTTATGTTTGAAGTAACAGAGACACAGGTCATGAAAAATCCTGAACATGCAATTATTATGTTACAGAAACTAAAGGATCTTGGCATTAGACTTGCAATTGATGATTTTGGGACTGGACACTCATCTCTTGCATATATCAAGAGGCTCCCTATAGATAAGCTCAAAATTGATCAGTCTTTTATTATGGATGCTTTAGTCGATAAAGATGATCAAGAGCTTACAAAAGCAATTATTTCAATTGGTAAAAACTTAAATCTTGAAGTTATTGCAGAGGGGGTTGAGACCCAACAAATTGCAGAGTTTTTAGTTAGTAACGGATGTACTGAAGCACAAGGTTATTTTTACTACAAACCTATAAACAGTGAGACTTTAACAGAGATATTAAAGTCTCAACACTAA
- a CDS encoding HD domain-containing phosphohydrolase: MKNFNLNTFLISISFALDLVEKELLGVHNFHSKRVAYISLRLARLLGLDSKESFDLVSLAVMHDNGLTEAALKTNLVEEEFYKLEQLKEHCVIGEKNVRDFPFLTNPKNIILYHHEHYDGSGFFGKKGDEIPLMSQIIAFADLLDSAYTLTDSSLKNKHDIYKYVEENKGILFDPIIAEAFFQLARTTAFWLDVTDFMIVEAICNYVEEFTVDIGWNGIFQVSKVFSKIIDTKSKFTARHTAGLIEKIETMAIYYKFDQEKVTKLKIAASLHDLGKLAVSNKILEKETFLDPEEINTIQSHTYFTHRILHKLDAFEEIEEWAYQHHEKLDGSGYPYGLSADELCFESRLMGCLDIYQALTEHRPYRESVSHTTTMKIMTEMVANNKIDKIITKDIDKVFGIYIA; encoded by the coding sequence ATGAAAAATTTTAATTTAAATACATTTTTAATCAGCATAAGTTTTGCTTTGGACCTTGTTGAAAAAGAGTTATTGGGTGTCCATAACTTTCATTCTAAACGAGTTGCATATATATCGCTGCGTTTGGCAAGGTTATTAGGTTTGGATTCAAAAGAATCTTTTGACTTGGTTTCGTTGGCTGTAATGCATGATAACGGGTTAACAGAAGCAGCACTGAAGACAAACCTTGTTGAAGAAGAGTTTTATAAATTAGAACAACTCAAAGAGCATTGTGTGATCGGTGAAAAGAATGTTCGTGATTTTCCTTTTTTAACAAATCCAAAAAATATAATTTTATATCATCACGAACATTATGACGGTAGTGGTTTTTTTGGCAAAAAAGGTGATGAAATTCCTTTAATGTCACAAATAATTGCGTTTGCAGATCTTTTAGATTCGGCATACACATTAACAGACAGTAGTTTAAAAAATAAACATGACATATACAAATATGTTGAAGAAAATAAAGGGATACTTTTTGATCCTATAATAGCAGAAGCCTTTTTTCAGCTTGCCAGAACAACAGCTTTTTGGCTTGATGTAACGGATTTTATGATAGTAGAAGCTATATGTAATTATGTAGAAGAGTTTACTGTAGATATAGGCTGGAATGGTATCTTTCAAGTTTCTAAAGTCTTTTCAAAAATCATTGATACAAAATCAAAGTTTACAGCCAGACATACGGCAGGTTTAATTGAAAAAATAGAAACAATGGCTATATATTATAAGTTTGACCAAGAAAAAGTTACTAAGCTGAAAATTGCTGCATCATTACATGATCTTGGAAAGCTTGCAGTTTCAAATAAAATACTTGAAAAAGAAACTTTTTTAGATCCGGAAGAGATAAATACTATACAATCACACACTTATTTTACCCATAGAATTCTACATAAGTTGGATGCTTTTGAAGAGATAGAAGAGTGGGCATATCAACATCATGAAAAACTTGATGGGAGTGGATATCCCTATGGTCTCAGTGCTGATGAACTCTGTTTTGAATCACGATTGATGGGATGTTTAGATATCTATCAAGCTTTAACAGAGCATAGACCATATAGAGAAAGTGTTTCTCATACGACAACGATGAAGATTATGACAGAGATGGTGGCAAATAATAAGATAGACAAAATTATTACAAAAGATATAGATAAGGTTTTTGGTATCTATATAGCGTAA
- a CDS encoding GGDEF domain-containing protein, with product MKEVKKLFLGYKEKELNYKFSVWQYAHLLNQIKYVLAITGLIYVMMGSINFFIFTSDIHNFLIIIQLIVVPSYAFMLSYLAYKKVDQKILETLLFLAPVLTSSIHAYIFSHMESYSSYQTELYLMIFWNLTISGLRLNQAIVASLFVFAVGEIYPLIAFEDQNTGFLLNTMWMLASLLLGIVGGILLHLSKKNSFEKELELHQLATMDKLTGVHNRVELDSILVQELRRAERYKSNIGVLLLDIDHFKNVNDTYGHLVGDEILIGVSKILSENIRASDYIFRFGGEEFLIICLEADEAEIFELAEKIRLRISQYEFPIVGYKTLSIGATINHRNDTVGSIIRRADEALYEAKQTGRNRVRYK from the coding sequence ATGAAAGAAGTAAAAAAGTTATTCCTCGGATATAAAGAAAAAGAACTTAATTATAAGTTTAGTGTTTGGCAATATGCACATTTGTTAAATCAGATAAAATATGTCTTGGCAATTACAGGTTTAATTTATGTAATGATGGGAAGTATAAACTTCTTTATTTTTACTTCTGATATACATAACTTTCTCATTATTATTCAACTTATTGTTGTACCTAGTTATGCATTTATGCTTTCATATTTAGCATACAAAAAAGTAGATCAGAAAATTTTAGAAACTTTATTGTTTTTAGCACCTGTTCTTACATCTTCCATTCATGCTTATATTTTTTCACATATGGAATCTTACAGCAGCTATCAAACAGAGTTATATCTGATGATTTTTTGGAATCTAACGATTTCAGGATTACGTTTAAATCAAGCAATCGTAGCTTCGCTTTTCGTTTTTGCTGTAGGGGAAATATATCCTTTAATAGCTTTTGAAGATCAAAACACAGGTTTTCTGCTTAACACTATGTGGATGTTGGCAAGCTTACTACTTGGAATAGTGGGAGGAATCCTACTACATCTTTCTAAAAAGAATAGCTTTGAAAAAGAGTTAGAACTCCACCAGCTAGCTACAATGGATAAATTAACAGGTGTACACAACCGTGTAGAGCTGGATTCAATTTTAGTACAGGAATTAAGGAGAGCAGAAAGATATAAGTCAAATATCGGTGTACTGCTTTTAGATATCGACCACTTTAAAAATGTTAATGATACATACGGACATTTGGTTGGTGATGAGATACTGATAGGGGTATCTAAAATATTAAGTGAAAATATCAGAGCAAGTGATTATATTTTTAGATTCGGTGGTGAAGAATTTTTAATAATCTGTTTGGAAGCTGATGAAGCAGAGATTTTTGAACTCGCTGAAAAAATACGCTTGAGAATATCACAATACGAATTCCCAATTGTGGGATATAAAACACTTAGTATAGGCGCTACAATAAATCATCGTAATGATACGGTCGGTTCTATTATTAGAAGAGCAGATGAAGCTTTATATGAAGCAAAACAAACGGGTCGTAACAGAGTTCGTTACAAATAA
- a CDS encoding porin family protein: MIKNIALATLLLSTGSSVLQAEEHKNSNEFYVVAKALYTIGKTIPEGVSILKGKSGKGMGIDIGYTLPYNFALELDTSYSKNDITEYSDGEVRALTAKYWTYAVDVTYTLPVTHSLALMGKAGYEFEHEKLDGRTKKDNGMVYGAGVEYHINEHYEGIVEYEDSTIDSARGSSVYAGIKYIF; the protein is encoded by the coding sequence ATGATTAAAAACATAGCATTAGCAACTTTATTATTGTCAACAGGTTCATCTGTACTTCAAGCAGAGGAACATAAAAATTCAAATGAATTCTATGTGGTTGCTAAAGCATTATATACTATAGGGAAAACTATACCAGAAGGTGTTAGCATACTTAAAGGGAAAAGCGGTAAAGGAATGGGAATTGATATAGGTTATACTCTTCCTTATAATTTTGCGCTAGAACTTGATACATCATACAGTAAAAATGATATAACTGAGTACAGTGATGGCGAAGTTAGAGCATTAACTGCAAAATATTGGACATATGCAGTAGATGTAACATACACATTACCTGTAACACACTCTTTAGCCCTTATGGGGAAAGCAGGTTATGAGTTTGAACACGAAAAACTGGATGGAAGAACAAAGAAAGATAACGGTATGGTGTATGGTGCAGGTGTTGAGTACCATATCAATGAACATTATGAGGGTATAGTAGAGTATGAAGACAGTACAATTGATTCTGCCCGTGGATCAAGTGTATATGCTGGGATAAAATATATTTTTTAA
- a CDS encoding DNA-processing protein DprA, with product MIQTIDFQIEALKDMKKYPKLFYLGNLALLNSKKISVVGSRKPNQYARSLTQELCSKLSAHGVTIVSGGAIGIDAIAHKSAGAEHTIMVAGTGLDTRYPAINKALISDIEQKGLVLSQFESGTTSKKYNFPLRNELIVALGEILVVAYGDLNSGTSRSVEYAQKMGKEIYVFPHRIGESEGTNKLLQDGIAKAIYDIDSFVSMFEEESQNRIEADEFLLFCRKNPNYEDVIRYDAQKLFAYELQGKVEVKNLKVYVL from the coding sequence ATGATTCAAACAATAGATTTTCAAATAGAAGCATTGAAGGATATGAAAAAATATCCTAAGCTCTTCTATCTTGGAAATCTCGCCTTATTAAACTCGAAAAAAATATCTGTTGTCGGTAGCAGAAAACCTAATCAGTATGCACGTAGTTTAACACAAGAACTTTGCTCTAAACTCTCTGCTCACGGTGTTACAATCGTAAGTGGCGGTGCAATAGGGATAGATGCGATAGCACATAAAAGTGCAGGGGCAGAACATACTATAATGGTTGCAGGCACAGGTTTAGATACCCGCTATCCGGCGATCAACAAAGCACTCATATCTGACATAGAACAAAAAGGATTGGTTCTCAGCCAATTTGAATCCGGTACCACTTCAAAAAAATATAATTTTCCACTTAGAAATGAACTTATTGTAGCCCTTGGTGAAATATTAGTGGTTGCTTACGGTGATCTTAATAGCGGAACTTCAAGAAGTGTAGAATATGCACAAAAAATGGGAAAAGAGATATATGTTTTTCCTCATAGAATAGGGGAAAGTGAAGGTACAAATAAACTTTTACAAGATGGAATAGCGAAAGCTATCTACGATATAGATAGTTTTGTTTCGATGTTTGAAGAAGAGAGTCAAAATAGAATTGAAGCAGATGAGTTTTTACTATTTTGCAGAAAAAATCCCAATTATGAGGATGTGATCAGATATGATGCACAAAAACTTTTCGCATACGAACTTCAAGGGAAAGTTGAAGTAAAAAATTTAAAAGTATATGTCCTATAA
- a CDS encoding divergent polysaccharide deacetylase family protein yields MARKTTRKRKPSATKNSKFLTYVAWFLAIVALMLSSLVAGYYFGFKDAKDQNTKTILQEKKKTKELQSKLEKTTHKQEDVAKRLQEVLKKESKTYTSASHEIDDAELVNPPKQIQKTKVVMTHKPKLAIIIDDVSTSAQVHSIKSLHIPITMSFLPPSPARPNSARLAAKEGFYMVHLPMEAEHFSKEEPYTLHVRDTQQEIMQRVAEIKTLFPKVAYINNHTGSKFTSNEIAMNRLFFALKKEGVHFVDSRTTAKTQAPKVSKNYGIEYVARDVFLDHHMEEEYVKEQIEKAVKFAEEHGKAIAIGHPHKNTLQALAESKELLKKVQLVQVKDIY; encoded by the coding sequence ATGGCAAGAAAAACAACAAGAAAAAGAAAACCAAGTGCTACAAAAAATTCTAAATTTTTAACTTATGTCGCATGGTTTTTGGCGATAGTGGCATTGATGCTCAGTTCATTGGTTGCAGGGTATTATTTTGGATTTAAAGATGCAAAAGATCAAAATACGAAAACAATTCTTCAAGAGAAGAAAAAAACTAAAGAGTTACAATCAAAACTGGAGAAAACTACACATAAACAAGAAGATGTAGCAAAAAGACTTCAAGAAGTTTTGAAAAAAGAGTCTAAAACTTATACCTCCGCTTCTCATGAAATTGATGATGCAGAATTGGTAAACCCTCCAAAACAAATACAAAAAACAAAAGTTGTGATGACACACAAACCAAAACTGGCTATTATTATTGATGACGTAAGTACAAGTGCACAAGTGCATTCGATTAAATCTTTGCACATACCGATTACAATGTCCTTTTTACCGCCTAGTCCTGCACGCCCAAATTCTGCTAGATTGGCTGCGAAAGAAGGCTTTTATATGGTGCACTTACCTATGGAAGCTGAGCATTTTTCTAAGGAAGAGCCGTATACTTTACATGTAAGGGATACTCAGCAAGAGATCATGCAAAGGGTTGCAGAGATCAAAACACTTTTTCCAAAAGTGGCGTATATTAACAATCATACAGGTAGCAAGTTTACATCAAATGAAATTGCAATGAACAGACTCTTTTTTGCCTTGAAAAAAGAGGGTGTACATTTTGTAGACAGCAGGACTACAGCAAAAACTCAGGCTCCGAAAGTCTCTAAAAATTATGGTATTGAATACGTGGCACGAGATGTGTTTTTGGATCACCATATGGAAGAAGAGTATGTCAAAGAGCAGATTGAAAAAGCTGTAAAATTTGCAGAAGAACATGGAAAGGCAATAGCGATAGGGCATCCGCACAAAAATACTTTGCAAGCACTTGCTGAATCCAAAGAACTACTTAAAAAAGTACAACTTGTACAGGTGAAAGATATCTATTAG
- the rpsF gene encoding 30S ribosomal protein S6 has product MRKYENLVIVKPTLTAEEIQANIAAIEEVITSNGGEIAATDAMGMRKLAYPIAKNERGYYHVIYYTVEPSAIAEIERRFRINEEMLRFVTIKYEKKAETKAWDALVEKTKNAPAAKAEEAAPATEEAAAE; this is encoded by the coding sequence ATGAGAAAATACGAAAACTTAGTAATCGTAAAACCTACATTAACTGCTGAAGAAATTCAAGCCAACATCGCTGCAATCGAAGAAGTAATTACTTCAAACGGTGGTGAAATCGCTGCTACAGATGCAATGGGAATGAGAAAACTTGCTTACCCAATCGCTAAAAATGAACGTGGTTATTACCATGTAATCTATTATACAGTAGAGCCATCTGCTATCGCTGAAATTGAAAGACGTTTCCGTATCAATGAAGAAATGCTTCGTTTCGTTACTATCAAGTACGAGAAAAAAGCTGAAACAAAAGCTTGGGATGCACTTGTTGAAAAAACTAAAAATGCTCCAGCTGCAAAAGCAGAAGAAGCAGCTCCAGCTACAGAAGAAGCAGCTGCTGAATAA
- a CDS encoding single-stranded DNA-binding protein, with product MFNKIILVGNLTRDIELRYSQGGSSIAKSAIATTRRFTSNGERKEEVCFVDITFFGRSGEIANQYLRKGSKILVEGRLSFEQWVDQNGQKRSKHSVIVESMQMLDAKGGNPAMGQDMGQPQGYGANDYNAPAQGQPQSYQAPQMQQPSYEQQPMQQNNYGQANQGYSHQAAAQQSREMPSSNSIPEIDIDEDEIPF from the coding sequence ATGTTCAATAAAATAATCTTGGTAGGAAACTTAACACGCGATATCGAACTTAGATACTCTCAAGGCGGTAGTTCAATTGCAAAATCAGCAATCGCTACAACTCGCAGATTCACTAGTAATGGTGAAAGAAAAGAGGAAGTATGTTTTGTTGATATCACTTTCTTCGGAAGAAGTGGAGAGATCGCAAACCAATACCTTCGTAAAGGAAGTAAAATCCTTGTTGAAGGAAGATTAAGCTTTGAACAATGGGTCGACCAAAATGGACAAAAAAGATCTAAACATTCTGTTATAGTTGAATCTATGCAAATGCTTGACGCAAAAGGTGGAAATCCTGCTATGGGTCAAGATATGGGACAACCACAAGGTTATGGTGCAAATGATTACAATGCTCCTGCACAAGGACAACCGCAATCTTATCAAGCGCCACAAATGCAACAGCCAAGTTATGAGCAACAACCGATGCAACAAAATAACTACGGCCAAGCAAATCAAGGCTACTCTCATCAAGCTGCGGCTCAACAAAGTAGAGAGATGCCTAGTAGCAACTCTATACCTGAAATAGATATAGATGAAGATGAAATTCCATTTTAG
- the rpsR gene encoding 30S ribosomal protein S18: MSEKRKYKKRYCKYCEAKVDFIDYKDVANLRFSLSERYKIMPRRLTGNCKRHQDMVSNVIKRARAAALVPYTVTRKAVVTNPFENLK; encoded by the coding sequence ATGTCAGAAAAAAGAAAATACAAAAAAAGATATTGTAAATATTGTGAAGCAAAAGTTGACTTCATCGATTATAAAGATGTAGCTAACTTACGTTTTTCTCTTTCAGAGAGATATAAAATCATGCCACGTCGTTTAACAGGTAACTGTAAACGTCACCAAGATATGGTTTCTAACGTAATCAAACGTGCTCGTGCTGCTGCACTAGTACCATACACTGTAACTCGTAAAGCAGTTGTAACAAACCCATTTGAAAATTTAAAATAA